CAACTTGTAAAATTGGATGAATAGTAGTCCtactggtggtggtggtggtggttaaATCATTGGCAATATTATCCAGGAAAAATTTAACCACATCAACTAAAACATTAGTACTAGTGACACCAATATTTGTTACACTACCTTTAGTAGCTAAAGaactaaataaataaattgcaGTATCTTTATTTCTCCAATCATTAGTAgaatgatttaaaaattgattaacaTATTTCATCACTGTTGTAGTTAATAATTCActatttaattcttttagtTCTCTTAAAAAATCTGTAGCACTTTTCCTTCTTGAATCATAATCAGAACCTTCTAAATCAGATCGAACATATAAAATTGGTTCATcttcaaaaatttcttcatcaatttctcggaaataaatatttggtaaaatgattttttcaataatttcattaatagaACTTTCTTGTTggaaaattgattgatattctggaattttaataattgatgttAAAAATTGTAATGATTTAACTActaataaatcatatttGGGTTGTTTTGtgatataattattaattaaatccCAAACTGAAGTAATAAAAGTTTGAATTAAAGGTTGAAATACATCAGCATATCTAGTAACATAAAGActtaataattcaacaatagAAGTTTTcactttaattaatatattaatttcttcatcattatcattatattttaataaatcattttcataaattaaatatttatgaATAATTGTCATTAATTCATTCATATGATCTTCAAAAAATTCTGGAATATCTTGACAATTAAAAtcataataaatttgtattaataataataaattttcaaaataaataattaatttagcttcattattattagatttatcaattaattgatctaattcaataaataattttaaaaatggatcaacaaatttttctaaaactaatttaatttctaaaaataattcatcTGATCGAAATAATGATCtccattttttaaaaatcaGATGTGATACTAATAAAATggctttattattaataaaatctgttaaagaaaatttttcaactaaattttcaattaaattaggCCAATTATAAGGGAAATCCAGTTCAGCAATTAAAGTTATTGCTTCACCAATTTGTACTTGTAATTGATTAGGTAATTGAATCATAATATCtaaaatttccaatttaattttattaacaTCTTCAATAggtaataaataattagtACCATCACCATTACCATCTAACCATTTCcgtttaattaaatttttaaaatataatgCACCAGCTAATCTAATTGATGGggataaattatttgatgcTATAACatgtaataaatttatagTAAAACCtgattcattttcaattgattttaaagtTTTATCAGCTTGATTAGAAAATTGAGGATGTAAAGATTGTTCCAAGATTTTTGGAATTGTttctaaattattttgGGACATAATTGGGGGGTTAGAAGGAAGTAAAATGGAATGctaaaaatttgatttaaaaaaaaaaaaaatgacaaaacaaacaatgaATGTGAAAGTGATTATAAAcagatgaaaaaaatatttatataattctaATCAAATTGGGGTTAGGGTTAGGGTTGGGGCTATgttgattgaattaataGGATTGTTATTAAGATGGTCCTTTTGCTTTCAAAAAGGTTTAGGATAGagtgaaaaataaaagaaagaaagaaagaatgaaagaagaaagaagaattttttttttttctttcttttctttcttcaacaTATATTTAGTCCTTATATACAGGTATATAACTATAAACATACGAGGGGGGGTTacaatcatttatttaattaaattcaagATGGGAAAACCTTTTTAAGGCCATTTTCATGGGAAAGAGATACTCATAGTGCATCAGAGTCGGCAACAACAGTAGTTGCTCCAATATACAATTACACCAAACATTCAAACTCAACAAGCCAATACACCAAAAACTCAAACTGAACAGGATAATAAATCCAAAACTTATGCCTCTGTGGCAGCCACATATAAAACCAATTTGGCTAAGAGCCAAGATAAACAAGAGGAACTTAGaatgaattattttaaGGTCCCCTCACAAGCCTTTGAGGACTTGAAAAAACACAACGATGCTGTGTTTCCAGAAGGGATCATGACATCTGATGTTTCAACCATAATTAACAAAtatggaagaaaaaaaaaaaggttttTAGAACCATCAAGGATACTTTAATTCAAACTGGTTACAATTTAGAAGGATATTTACGTGAATATCCTGAGGAAATCATGAAGAAGGCTTTCAAATACTCTGTATTGAAGCTTTCGATTACAGATGaagcaacaaaaaaatatttgtgAAGAAATCTTGGGGATGAGAGAAGAATTGATGTACATTCAAAGAATCTTAGATTTCAGTATAATGGACAGAGTAATGTGCTTCATGCCATTTACATTTGACCAAATGAATGATAAACTTTCTGTAGAAAAACAGAAAGTACAAAAACATAGTGGAGaactttgaatttgatttcgaTGGCACAGTTgagaaaatcaaaattgacAGTGATAAAAGAAACAGACAATTGGTTGCTTTTAGAGTGCCAATTATCTACTGTAAATTGGCAAGAAGGTTATTCTAACAATCATTTTTACGTCAAGAGGACGTTATTGTCCAACAATATGCCCCTAGAGTTGAAGAGGAAGATATGGGGTATACACAGACAGACgaaaataaaccaaatgaAACTGAATATGTTTGTTATTTCATCGTTGATCTCTTTTCGGGGCAAGTTCcgaaaagaagaatcaaaaccaataacaatacAAATAACCCTTCAGCTTTTGAACAATGTACCAGCAGAGTGTTGTCTAACTGCAAATACTGTGAGTACTGCAGATCGATGGCACATACCAAGTATCACTGCCCCCTCATCAAGCCTTGCGCCAATTGCGGTGTAAAGGGACATAAAACCACTAGctgtaaaaaaaaactacgCCGGCTCCAAAGAGGGTTTTAAAAAAGCCGGAGACTAAGCAATACTTCCCAGCTCTACTAAACCAAGGTGGGTAAAGGAAAGCCAACTGAAGAGTttcaaagaagaagtagtTCTGaatcaaacaaagaaaaagattcttcttctacaaaaagaagataACATAGAACTTGAGGTTATTACACCGGAAAGACCTCAGAAAACTGCCCAGCCGGTTTCAACACTGGTTCCAATTACTGACCCCAAGGGAGATTCAGTAAAAACTAGTTACAATACagaaacgaaaaaaaaaaaaaaaaaacaagacaGCTGGTATCATAGAAATGGATACCAATAAGGACACCATTTCTTCCAATGATGAAGCGTCTCCGAGGAAGAAAACCAATTCAACAGGTCAGTCACGCAGTCCTACGAAGGACCCAGGGCTAAACCTGCCACCGAACCTCCAATAGAATGAGAAATCCTACATGCTTGCCTTTTATAGTTAAAGATTGATTTTTCCGTTAGTATATTacattaaaacaaaaaccaccaaaaacaatagaaaatacgaaaaaaaaaagaaaaagaaaaagaaacgaAAAACAAATTCACACATATACATCTTTACTTACAATCCAACCGTTAATTATCaagaatgaaaagaaatgattCTTATATTAACAATCTAACAATAGGCTCCAAAAACATTGGCAGCCATCAATTCACtgatttcaagaaattatttgatatcTTTCTTAAATTAATAGGTGAACACCCGgttattgatatttggtttattcAAGAAATCAGATTCGTATCACAGGAACAATTTACTTATATCAATACAATATTAAAGCAACACAATGCACACAGCTCAAAACGCATAACTTTGAAGATTTAACGGGCTTTCTTATTCATTCGCCACATGcgaaattaaaatttaacATAAATGAACAAGAAATCTATCACACACCTCATTTTGAAGGACGTATTAGCATCTTGGCTATTACGTTAATTACAAATGAGAACATACTTTTGATTAATAACTATTTGCACAGTGGAGATATGGATGCACAGATGACTCTCCTAAACGCATTTACTAAATATATTgcaaatttaaaaaaaaacataccAATCacaatataatttatgGTGGTGATTTTAACCACATTATGCTGCTAGATGATGTTCAACTACCACTGAATCAAAATAGTTATACGTTAAATGGAAACTTCAAGATTCTttccaaatatttaataaaatacgatcaataaattttcattctAACAAATCTGTAAAGAAAAGGTTAGatagaatatatatatattgactCCAGAATTCGAAGAaaacttaaaaaaaaaaaaagcagaCTCCTAACAGAGTTCAAACAAATTTCGACTCACAAAATTATTGCGATATCTTTCcaaaaatccaaaaaaaagaatcagTCCTAAAAGTTGGTAACTCACGTTACCTGATACCTCAATGGATGAGTCAAGatgaaaatataataaaagatctcaataataatggacAAAGGAAACCTCACaccgtttttttttttttttttcaaattggaaTGGACTTATTAATCAGATACAAGATAAAGTGCTATTTTATGATGAAATACCAACGATACATTAGAGCTTACACTCCAAATATAAGCAATGTTCCGGATGAAAAAAGAAGGTTAAATTCAGATTTAGACAGACCCTCGTTCAACTTTTCCATTATTACAGAAATGCAGATTGAATCTGATAATTATAGTTCAAGACACggaaataatgataaatttagTGATAAAAATTCTATCAAGATTTGTTCCTGGTAGAAAGATAGACATTTGGATTCATTCATTTACCCTTTGTTGACCCAGTTtggtcaaaaaaaaaaagatagaTGAAACTGATAAAATTTTGTTGGAAAAAGCTTTCATTGAAAACAATGTTATACgatcatttattaatgatcaataagaaaaaaaaaaaaaaaaaaaaaaaaaaaaaacttctGGTGGGAACTGAACTGATGGAATTTCTTACCAAAAATCTCATTGTCTCATTGAATTATGGCCAAAGTTTTAGGTTGAAAGGCCTCTCATCAAAGCAGgaaataatattttgaaaaaaaatggaacaTACATTGCCACAACATAATGAGTATCAAGTGGATTATTACATTAataccaaaaccaaaagaaaCTGAAGACACctttataattgaaaaaaactTTTCGACCATTCAGTGTACTTAGTTAGCTATGCAGTACGATTGTTATCATCAGTAAtagaaaaaacaattaaaccCAGTCTTTGGCAAAAAGGTTATTGAGAAAAAAACTCAAACAGGTTTCCTTAAAGAAAGATCCATTAGTAATAGCATATACCTCCTCGATATGATATGGTTTTTTCACAAGATATCAAACTTTCTAAAACTGCAGATACAGAATCAGTAAGGGTTTATTAATCTTGACTTCAGAaaagctttttttttttttttttgattcagTACATCATGATTTTATATTGAAAGTTTTACAACAAGTAGAGGTTTAGGGACCTAAGGCGACGAACTTTTTGATGGCAATAACTGTAAagcaaaaagaaaaaagcaaaaagcaaaaagcaaaagtcggtattaaattaataatattgaaggTCCATGCTTCCCATTTAAACGTGGGGGGGGGGTTAGACAAGGCAATCCTATTTCCCCTTtaatctttattttttctttctttctttctttctttctttctttctttctttctttctttctttcttctccTGTCGatgtgttgttgttgttgttgttgaaatgaAAGTAATCAATCTCCTTTATAaaggaggaggagggggAGAAGAGAAGAGAACTGAGAGTGAAAAATTAGCGACAGAAAGTGAGTGGCCTCAGTTGTTGGTTGcttaaatttttttttcttcttcttcttttacaaccaattcttttacaaccaattcttctttttcttcttcctcttcttcatcatcattggaTCAACCATTCCTCCTtctataaatatatatgaaatactatcatcattattattatggtTTTACTATCCTATTGTTATTTAATAgcaagtttttttttttgtttgtttgtttgtttgtagagagtaataataattcttttaaatagatctatctatctattacttaacttaacttaatttggataaagatttatttcattttattttatttcatttcattttatttccCGTTAGTAGTTTAGATATAATACTTTATAACCCAAAACCCAAAACCCAAAACCCAATCatcagttgttgttgtaatttactttattatcaatatttgggtttatttattttgtcCAATTTAAAGAACGCCCCCAATTTCTATCTATTAAAAACGGGGGGGGGAAGATAATAACCGTCcattagaagaagaaaatgtactattaaattagaaattaGATAGAAGTGttatacaaaaaaaaggatGTTTGTTAAAATATGACACACTTTGTTTTTAAACATATACATTATACATTATACATTATACATTATACATTATACATTATACATTATACATCCTCTATTAGTTTCAATTTAACTTAACAACAAAGTAAtgtacatatatatatatatatatatatgaataAGTGTATCTATatctaataattatattctccccccccccctccaAATTAAGAAAAAGTATTCTTTTCTAATTATCAACAGGGGAATAttcaaacttttttttctattatttaGTAGTTGGTAATTGTTGTGATTGTTctctttgttgtttttgtttagcAACAGCATAAACTAATCCTGCAGCAAATCCtacaaaaattgatgaaactGACCAAAAATTAACTGCGGCATCgaaaaatattaaaccTGATAAAGCAATTggtaatttatttaaagcACCAACCATAGAATAAGTAGTTGAAGAAGTTACTCTAACACACCAAGCAGAACAATAAGAAATACCAACAGATGAAATTCCACTTAAAATCATGGCGGTAATAGTAGTAAATCTATTATTGGCAGgaaaatttaatgaaacATTATTACTTGACCAATcttcaaaaataaatgaacaaattaataaaataggaattgataataaattattataatacaTGGTATCAAAATCTTTAAAATTAgttaatttaattcttttcctcataattaaaacaaaagcCGCTGAAGCAAAACAATTAGTTAACATCCAAAAATAACCTAAATATAAAGcaaaaatatcatcattagaTTTAATAGCAGCATTATCACCATAATAAGCAATAATAGAAGATAATaccattaataaaaatgaactTAAAGCCATAGTAGTGACTTTACCACCAAACCAAATGACTTCACCATAAGCAATTAAAATAATGgttaaatttttgaaaatagtATAAACTGGAATACTTAAATATTGTAAAGCTTTTGAAGAAGTATAAATCATTGCCACTAATAAAAATGCAATTGGTGACCATTTTTTAGCTTCAtctttattaaattgtctataagtaataatatttaaagATTTTAATGACccaatagtaataatacaaacaattgattgaattgctaataagaaaaaattcaaattaaaactaaaaccTGATAAAACATATTTATTGGTGACAGTCATTAAAATAGATGAAAGACAATAAGCAGCTATAGAAATAGGACCTGAATTAGAAATTCTATTAAAAAATGACCCAGATCCAAGCCCATTAGTAGTATTAGGAGTGGTAGAATGTTTTGAATCCATATTGTTAAAGTAGTagtggtgttgttgttgttgttgttgtctaTAAGTGGagtatttctttttgattaaatataataattgacctattaaataaaacagTATAACTCCCATACAATGTGATTAGGAGTAAGTAGGAGAAGGTAAAATAGTTGatcaaagaagaagaagaagaagtagaagaagaagatttaatcaaatatataaaaaagaaagaaagaaagaaagataaatttcatttgaaagaagaaaaaaaaaaaaaaaattttctctctctctctctgGTTGTCTAACTGTCTGGTTGTCTGGCAGTTTGGCTTGTGTGGTGTGCCAgtctctctctctctctctcttgGAGGGGGCcacttgttgttgttgttgttgtgaatACGTGTATCtttaatcaataaaataagtACGTGTACAATgtgacaaaaaaaaacaaaaatagaaaatagaaaattagatttgtttattgttattgttgtagttgtagttgtagtCTATATTTTTAGTTACCTATTTTGTACACACACGCACACACGCACacacaaaaaagaaattctctctctctgtctctgtaaatataaataaaagtTTTGTGAGattattcttctttctactttctttctttcttctttcttctttcttctttggatgaaaaattgagtttaataaaatacaattacaattaaaacaagaataagTAGTGTAAATCGTTTACAATAATagatttcatttcatttcatttcacAATCTATTTactgattgattgattaattgcAAGTAATATTTTCTTATGTATAATctataataattaaatagTTAACAACCAGCTTTCtactttcttctttctttctttctttcttctttctacaccagaagtttcTTGACCCAGTGGAACATTATTTTATACTGTAAAGAAGTCTATCAAaagtttttaaaaaagaaagatgatgatgatgatgatctTATTAACAATACTTTCACAATAAAACTGTATCATTAGATCGATTATAATCTCACGCGtgtcaaaataataaatctaataaatctaataaatctaataaatctaataaatcaaattcaaactATTATGTTTTACACtataatatcattatatCTCAAAATATatcttttattgtttaatcttatttctttttctttatttttttttaacagTTTCCTATTTCCTATTGGCaagattttattattattaaggTACAACGATTTAACTTAACTTAACTTAACTAACTGACTTATTGTATTGATTTGCacaattattcaaatatccaacaacaacaacaacaacaacgattGAACACACAAAACCAAACCATCAACcttttattaaatgaattttgTGTTATTACAAAACAATAGATTTCATAAGTCAATTGTTcaatgtaaaaaaaaaaaataataataatcaacttACTAGTTACGAGATTGAATATTGAACATTGAAATCACCAATTTTAGaacttcatcttcaatttcaatttcaatttcaaaagattcatttgattattcaataaaattatCTCTCTACTAATTCTAtgtttaatttaataataacatgAACTACAAAGACCAAAACTCTGAAACTCTTGATTGATTGctataatatatatatatatatattctgTGATGTATGTATTTTTGTATGTGTTGtacctttttcttttcttttctttgaattgatgtggtttaaaattaaaattaaaaaaaaaaattgttgattcttctttgggatttggatttggattAGGATTAGGATTAGGATTTGTCGAATCATTggtgattattatttcacAACCTCATAATCTACATAGACAATATTAGAATTTAGAATTTGTGTAACTGcagcagtagtagtagtagtagtagtagtagtagtaatagcAACAATTAATctaatcatcatcactcTTTAAGAGAAGTCGGTCtttcaatataatataatataatataatataatataatacaatatctattctattctattctattctattctataattttaaaaatctaatttatttatttacaaaacaaataaataaataaataaatataacaTCATGCAAACCcaaattggatttattctattctattctattttattttattttattttattctagtctatttcattttattctattctattttattcAGTATAATCACCACGATTATAAATACTAATATCAACTTCAGCTTTAATATCAACTAAATCACTTGAATCAATACAAGCATCAACTGATAAACCTTTcattttaatattttgttgtaatctttgattttgagctctaattttttccaattcttgtaaataatTATCTTCAACTCCAGTAATATATTCACCAGTAAATACTCCCacttcaaaatttttaataatatttgatttacaacaatcaattaaatcttgtAAATCTTGATAAATAACTTTATCAGCACCAATAACTTGagcaatttctttttcattacgATTAAATCCAACTAAAGCTTTAGTATCAGCTAAATCAATTCCATAAATATGATTAAATCTAATTGGTGGAGCACATGATGCaaaaaatacttttttAGCTCCAGCTTCTCTAGCCATAgcaacaatttctttagATGTAGTACCTCtaacaattgaatcatcAACTAATAAAACATTTTTCCCATTAAATTCTGAATCCATAGCATTTAATTTTCTTCGAACTGAAGatcttctttcttgttgatTAGGCATAATAAATGTTCTTCCAATATATCTATTTTTAACAAATCCTTCTCTAAAAGGTTTATTAAGAGTTACAGCACATTGAAATGCACTAGTTCTAGCAGTATCAGGTACAGGAATAACcacatcaatttcattatc
This is a stretch of genomic DNA from Candida dubliniensis CD36 chromosome 1, complete sequence. It encodes these proteins:
- a CDS encoding hypothetical transposon protein (transposable element;~Similar to C. albicans non-LTR retrotransposon Zorro 3 orf1-related protein); the encoded protein is LLQYTITPNIQTQQANTPKTQTEQDNKSKTYASVAATYKTNLAKSQDKQEELRMNYFKVPSQAFEDLKKHNDAVFPEGIMTSDVSTIINKYGRKKKRFLEPSRIL
- a CDS encoding hypothetical transposon protein (transposable element;~Similar to C. albicans non-LTR retrotransposon zorro 3 orf1-related protein), producing the protein MGYTQTDENKPNETEYVCYFIVDLFSGQVPKRRIKTNNNTNNPSAFEQCTSRVLSNCKYCEYCRSMAHTKYHCPLIKPCANCGVKGHKTTSCKKKLRRLQRGF
- a CDS encoding transposon polyprotein (fragment), putative (transposable element;~Similar to C. albicans non-LTR retrotransposon zorro 3 POL92 polyprotein): YLVYSRNQIRITGTIYLYQYNIKATQCTQLKTHNFEDLTGFLIHSPHAKLKFNINEQEIYHTPHFEGRISILAITLITNENILLINNYLHSGDMDAQMTLLNAFTKYIANLKKNIPITI
- a CDS encoding transposon polyprotein (fragment), putative (transposable element;~Similar to C. albicans non-LTR retrotransposon zorro 3 POL92 polyprotein); this encodes MSQDENIIKDLNNNGQRKPHTVFFFFFQIGMDLLIRYKIKCYFMMKYQRYIRAYTPNISNVPDEKRRLNSDLDRPSFNFSIITEMQIESDNYSSRHGNNDKFSDKNSIKICSW
- a CDS encoding Golgi apparatus GDP-mannose tramsporter, putative (Similar to S. cerevisiae GOG5;~Similar to C. albicans VRG4) — its product is MGVISFYLIGQLLYLIKKKYSTYRQQQQQQHHYYFNNMDSKHSTTPNTTNGLGSGSFFNRISNSGPISIAAYCLSSILMTVTNKYVLSGFSFNLNFFLLAIQSIVCIITIGSLKSLNIITYRQFNKDEAKKWSPIAFLLVAMIYTSSKALQYLSIPVYTIFKNLTIILIAYGEVIWFGGKVTTMALSSFLLMVLSSIIAYYGDNAAIKSNDDIFALYLGYFWMLTNCFASAAFVLIMRKRIKLTNFKDFDTMYYNNLLSIPILLICSFIFEDWSSNNVSLNFPANNRFTTITAMILSGISSVGISYCSAWCVRVTSSTTYSMVGALNKLPIALSGLIFFDAAVNFWSVSSIFVGFAAGLVYAVAKQKQQREQSQQLPTTK